A stretch of the Bacteroidota bacterium genome encodes the following:
- a CDS encoding CAP domain-containing protein, whose product MGQTASQEIPLSNINYAQIESLFYQKINALRAEKGFGKLFSDDVLKLAAKDQAAYMHATLKVGHDQKIKGKETPHKRVEFYKGTHDMVGENCIQIFLKKPMKTKYARELVIAKTYEEAAQALFLGWKNSPRHYKNMIAPGYDVSGLGFYFSADSSSLYCAQVFSAKPYIQHKGLESPLDSYGIKPTNQKVCDCFNSDEYAKLVGNLHLIYGGDSLYISSEDFPALKRFFSKPTDGIYFDVVLREQFVCANNNLLHGSEVYDGTMLKPVYFKDIFKKNQAFGDKNFYATLCAIPKIFDAYTHEINYGFVKENFSCTYVWPINVPGENLKVLQLYPKWMELENEKIPVDTFNGELTFNIQFERGKTQLSEKQQQQLNKKLQIYKPFIKEVSIKTFSSVEGSTQINMKLQAQRAEIIKNEIIKTTGKLSGVEIESKENWEEFYKQIENGKFAYMKTLSQEQIKEALKNRIVLDSIDYLLRKTRIAKITIQLEAIVNDQSDPQLVLGAYKKAVASGDSLRSFKYQNKLLQSVFRNQISNADITQVSLPFDKKFLPHWTNFIALATFDPELIYTHETRQMALKAMNVDTTFAPLQFNMCIMTLKFMSDYMDTLMPVKQLEKKMSASYLMKNKADSSLVRKMWLNYHIISAYHHWLRHEYDKINPSLTYIKNYFEKQQITETEALKLGLLFNFYGRYSWTLDMLHPFVNETKNEDLLFLYVKTYAGNRNETGGNAEWQKYLTKAKNMNIQRFYNWIDKDNFQLMRLPEIKKEFCTINKNDVR is encoded by the coding sequence ATGGGTCAAACTGCTTCGCAGGAAATTCCGCTTTCCAATATTAACTATGCTCAGATAGAGTCACTTTTTTATCAAAAAATTAATGCTTTACGAGCAGAAAAGGGATTCGGTAAACTCTTTTCGGATGATGTTTTAAAATTGGCTGCCAAAGACCAAGCTGCTTACATGCATGCAACACTTAAGGTAGGGCACGACCAAAAAATAAAAGGGAAAGAAACACCTCATAAGCGTGTTGAATTTTACAAAGGGACACATGATATGGTGGGAGAAAATTGCATTCAGATTTTTCTGAAAAAGCCAATGAAAACAAAATATGCTCGTGAACTCGTTATTGCAAAAACCTATGAGGAAGCAGCACAAGCTTTGTTTTTAGGGTGGAAAAACTCTCCAAGACATTATAAAAACATGATCGCTCCAGGTTATGATGTATCAGGTTTGGGATTTTATTTTTCAGCAGACAGTAGCTCTTTGTATTGTGCTCAAGTTTTTTCTGCAAAACCATACATTCAACACAAAGGATTGGAAAGCCCGCTCGACTCGTATGGTATAAAACCTACCAATCAAAAAGTATGTGATTGTTTTAATAGCGATGAATATGCTAAGTTGGTGGGGAACCTACATTTAATTTATGGGGGTGATTCATTGTACATTTCTTCAGAAGATTTCCCGGCCCTAAAACGCTTTTTTAGCAAACCTACCGATGGTATTTATTTTGATGTGGTGTTGCGTGAACAGTTTGTTTGTGCTAATAATAACTTATTGCACGGATCAGAAGTTTATGATGGAACAATGCTCAAGCCGGTTTATTTTAAAGACATCTTTAAAAAGAATCAAGCCTTTGGTGATAAAAATTTTTATGCAACATTGTGTGCTATTCCTAAAATATTTGATGCCTATACACATGAAATTAATTATGGGTTTGTAAAAGAAAATTTTTCATGCACCTATGTTTGGCCCATCAATGTGCCCGGAGAAAATTTGAAAGTATTGCAATTGTATCCCAAATGGATGGAATTGGAGAATGAAAAGATTCCGGTAGATACGTTCAATGGGGAATTGACATTCAATATTCAATTTGAACGAGGCAAAACGCAATTGAGTGAAAAGCAACAGCAACAATTGAATAAGAAACTGCAAATATATAAACCATTTATTAAAGAAGTAAGTATTAAAACGTTTAGTTCGGTAGAAGGAAGCACACAAATAAACATGAAACTGCAGGCACAGCGAGCAGAAATCATCAAGAATGAAATTATTAAAACTACAGGAAAGCTGTCAGGTGTAGAAATTGAATCGAAGGAAAATTGGGAAGAATTTTATAAACAGATTGAGAATGGAAAGTTTGCGTATATGAAAACACTTTCGCAAGAACAAATAAAGGAAGCACTCAAGAATAGGATTGTTTTGGATTCAATAGATTATCTGCTTCGTAAAACACGGATTGCAAAAATCACCATTCAATTAGAAGCCATTGTAAATGACCAATCCGACCCACAATTAGTTTTAGGAGCATATAAAAAAGCGGTTGCTTCAGGAGATTCACTTCGTTCATTTAAATACCAGAACAAATTGTTGCAATCGGTTTTCCGAAATCAAATTTCGAATGCTGATATTACTCAAGTTAGTTTGCCTTTTGATAAAAAATTTCTGCCTCATTGGACCAATTTTATTGCTCTAGCTACTTTTGATCCGGAATTGATATATACACATGAAACACGACAAATGGCTTTGAAAGCAATGAACGTTGATACCACTTTTGCGCCCTTGCAATTTAATATGTGTATTATGACCTTAAAATTTATGAGTGATTATATGGATACATTGATGCCGGTGAAACAGTTGGAAAAGAAAATGAGTGCATCCTATCTGATGAAAAATAAAGCGGATTCAAGTTTAGTTCGTAAAATGTGGCTGAATTATCATATCATTTCAGCCTATCACCATTGGCTTCGACACGAATATGATAAAATCAACCCGAGCTTAACCTATATCAAAAACTATTTTGAGAAGCAACAGATAACAGAAACCGAAGCATTAAAACTCGGATTGTTATTCAATTTTTATGGCCGTTATTCATGGACATTGGATATGTTACATCCGTTTGTGAATGAAACCAAGAATGAAGATCTTCTGTTTTTATATGTAAAAACCTATGCCGGCAATCGAAATGAAACAGGAGGGAATGCCGAGTGGCAAAAATATTTGACTAAAGCCAAGAACATGAATATTCAACGTTTTTATAACTGGATTGATAAAGATAATTTTCAGTTGATGCGTTTGCCGGAGATTAAAAAGGAGTTTTGTACGATTAATAAAAATGATGTGAGGTAG
- a CDS encoding T9SS type A sorting domain-containing protein — protein sequence MEYAIAPTDKAVLLVYDITGKTISNYYLNASENKININENRLDNGVYLYEIKVNGKTVQSDKLIIIK from the coding sequence TTGGAATATGCAATTGCTCCAACTGATAAAGCAGTTCTGCTGGTCTATGATATTACAGGCAAAACAATCAGCAATTATTATTTAAATGCTTCCGAAAATAAGATTAACATAAATGAAAACAGACTAGATAACGGAGTTTATTTATATGAAATTAAAGTGAATGGCAAAACTGTTCAAAGCGATAAATTAATTATCATAAAATAA
- a CDS encoding T9SS type A sorting domain-containing protein, with product MKNSLFLFFIIMNLSIKGQIFPSDSCNQGTYTMNTIFYPYTTSVLDSTQSTEGIYLCGPNTIVYDTLKFAGCRFVYINPGCTYITNSPSCAIFDMYFIKDNGTLIILPDANNSEFNIYHEPLATILPSTTGCQTVTPCSALIFPPINCSVGIVESTIQEILFKTKPNPASDNLTIEFNTNFQKGEIEIYNMLGETMLSTETNGQNTILNISDLSIGLYIVQVKSENKISRQRFIKH from the coding sequence ATGAAAAATTCTCTGTTTTTATTCTTCATCATTATGAACTTGTCAATAAAGGGTCAGATTTTTCCATCTGATTCATGTAATCAGGGAACTTACACCATGAATACCATTTTCTATCCTTATACTACATCTGTCCTTGATTCTACACAAAGTACAGAAGGTATCTATTTATGTGGACCTAATACAATTGTCTATGACACTCTAAAATTTGCGGGATGTCGTTTTGTATACATTAACCCTGGGTGTACATATATTACCAATTCTCCTTCCTGTGCTATATTTGACATGTACTTTATAAAAGATAATGGTACGCTTATTATTTTGCCTGATGCAAACAATAGCGAATTTAATATTTATCATGAACCCTTAGCAACAATATTACCATCTACTACAGGATGTCAAACTGTAACTCCTTGTTCGGCACTTATTTTTCCACCAATTAATTGTTCAGTTGGTATTGTAGAGTCTACAATTCAAGAAATACTTTTCAAAACTAAGCCGAATCCTGCATCAGACAATTTAACAATAGAGTTTAATACCAATTTTCAGAAAGGAGAAATTGAGATATATAATATGCTTGGTGAAACAATGCTTTCAACTGAAACCAACGGACAGAATACGATACTGAATATTTCAGATTTGTCGATAGGTTTGTATATCGTTCAGGTAAAATCAGAAAATAAAATCAGTCGACAGAGGTTTATTAAACACTAA
- a CDS encoding T9SS type A sorting domain-containing protein, producing the protein MKILSFIFISIVLGITASCSYAQNLVPNYSFEVYDTCPFSAGQIYYSPPWTDPSNSSSDYFNSCASPGADGVPINGFGKENAKDGNAYAGFVMFAGPSGLNAREYIQVPLTSPLVADTCYSLICYVSIADNYKYSITNIGAYFSSSAVSTCYTCLMPYTPQINYYDASGIADTSGWYKVEAIFRAQGGEQYITIGNYKSDAAATPIIVNSGGGDFAYYYIDSVSLVKVSCPIDIGIGENQKEKPFKLFPNPNNGNMSFEYQLKANDNAEMQIYDITGKLIKSYQLNSIATQTNIDTELLNCGIYFYTIILNNQLVQSDKLVIIKD; encoded by the coding sequence ATGAAAATACTAAGTTTCATATTTATATCAATTGTTTTGGGCATAACTGCAAGTTGTAGTTATGCCCAAAATTTAGTACCCAATTACAGTTTTGAAGTATATGATACTTGTCCATTTAGCGCGGGTCAAATATATTATTCACCCCCATGGACTGATCCATCTAATTCATCTTCGGATTATTTTAATTCATGTGCATCCCCAGGGGCTGATGGAGTTCCGATCAATGGATTTGGGAAAGAGAATGCTAAAGATGGCAATGCTTATGCAGGTTTCGTTATGTTTGCAGGACCTTCTGGTTTAAATGCTCGAGAATATATTCAGGTGCCATTAACAAGTCCTCTAGTTGCTGATACATGTTATTCTTTAATTTGCTATGTTTCTATTGCGGATAATTATAAATATAGTATTACAAACATAGGAGCGTATTTTTCTTCTTCTGCGGTTTCTACTTGTTATACTTGCTTAATGCCTTATACGCCACAAATCAATTATTATGATGCTTCTGGAATAGCTGATACTAGTGGTTGGTATAAAGTGGAAGCCATTTTTCGAGCTCAAGGTGGCGAACAATATATAACAATTGGTAATTATAAAAGTGATGCTGCTGCAACGCCTATAATAGTAAATTCTGGAGGTGGTGATTTTGCATATTATTATATAGATAGTGTATCTTTGGTTAAGGTCAGTTGTCCTATAGACATTGGGATTGGAGAGAATCAAAAAGAAAAGCCGTTTAAACTTTTTCCAAATCCTAATAATGGAAATATGTCATTTGAATACCAACTTAAGGCAAATGATAATGCTGAAATGCAGATTTATGACATTACTGGAAAATTAATTAAAAGCTACCAATTAAATAGTATAGCTACTCAAACGAATATAGATACTGAACTGCTCAATTGTGGTATTTATTTTTATACGATTATTTTAAATAATCAACTTGTTCAAAGTGATAAGCTTGTCATTATTAAAGACTAG
- a CDS encoding phage integrase SAM-like domain-containing protein — MNINFHLRNLKENTPQKVIANFFLKNKRYKIDTGLKIEPKYWSKPNQKANPSHPKQADFNKRLKSLSEAIVATVYNTKMSNKWLYADEIQREINKQFKIGECVPDEIDVTNNFIAFIDYHITTKGDRSPETISALLQTKRNIIIAFGLCSETTIKKYFSLGRNERRKSDLLVPTKVIEFDEINARFVERFKSYLLNATYLLNGEYVHYKKNSIAKNIKILKQFINAALNEGYIKNMNYKTVKAEWEEADMVYTTWEEIEAIKNAQLEEGSMEDKVRDIYVFNCYCGLRFSDLCRLSKFSFFRENGQLMIKIRQKKTDNFIY; from the coding sequence ATGAATATTAATTTTCATCTTCGAAATTTAAAGGAAAACACACCTCAAAAAGTGATTGCAAATTTTTTCCTGAAGAACAAAAGGTATAAAATAGATACTGGATTGAAAATAGAGCCAAAGTATTGGTCAAAACCCAATCAAAAGGCAAATCCCTCACATCCAAAGCAGGCAGACTTCAATAAGCGATTAAAATCGCTTTCGGAGGCTATTGTTGCCACCGTTTATAATACAAAGATGTCTAACAAGTGGCTGTATGCCGATGAAATCCAAAGAGAGATTAATAAACAGTTTAAAATAGGCGAATGCGTTCCAGATGAAATAGACGTTACTAACAACTTTATTGCATTTATTGATTATCATATCACAACCAAGGGAGATCGTTCACCAGAAACTATAAGTGCGCTTTTACAGACTAAGAGAAATATCATTATAGCTTTCGGTTTGTGTTCTGAGACAACAATTAAGAAATACTTCAGCCTAGGAAGAAACGAGAGAAGGAAGAGCGACTTGCTTGTCCCTACTAAGGTTATTGAGTTTGACGAAATAAACGCAAGATTTGTGGAGCGTTTTAAATCTTACCTGCTTAATGCTACATATTTACTTAATGGCGAATACGTTCATTATAAAAAGAATTCTATTGCGAAAAATATAAAAATCTTAAAGCAATTCATAAATGCTGCTTTAAATGAAGGCTATATTAAAAATATGAACTACAAGACTGTAAAAGCTGAATGGGAAGAGGCAGATATGGTTTATACAACTTGGGAGGAAATTGAAGCAATTAAAAATGCTCAACTGGAAGAAGGAAGTATGGAAGATAAAGTAAGAGATATTTATGTTTTTAATTGCTATTGCGGTTTGCGGTTTTCGGATTTATGCCGATTAAGCAAATTCAGCTTTTTTAGAGAGAATGGACAATTGATGATAAAAATTAGGCAAAAGAAAACGGACAATTTTATTTATTGA